From the Corythoichthys intestinalis isolate RoL2023-P3 chromosome 13, ASM3026506v1, whole genome shotgun sequence genome, one window contains:
- the dgki gene encoding diacylglycerol kinase iota isoform X9 — translation MRKAISRSGLQHLGPPPPALSLASNGPSKELRSCMDWTENAVNGDHMWMETSCSGELCYLGEDACLVKASKSALRRKCAACKIVVHASCLEQLEKINFRCKPTFREGGSRCLRDQNLLRHHWVHRRRQEGKCKQCGKSFQQKIFHSKEIIAISCSWCKQAFHNKVTCFMLHQIEEPCSLGAHAGVIVPPSWIIKVRKPQNSLKNSARRKKRTSFKRRTSKKGLDDSKWRPFVLKPLPSPLMKPILVFVNPKSGGNQGAKVLQMFMWILNPRQVFDLSQGGLREALDLYRKVPNLRILACGGDGTVGWILSTLDELQMNPQPPVAVLPLGTGNDLARTLNWGGGYTDEPVSKVLGHVEDGSVVQLDRWNLQVEKSGVEPQPEDGTQKLPLNVFNNYFSLGFDAHVTLEFHESREANPEKFNSRFRNKMFYAGAAFSDFLQRSSRDLSKHVRVVCDGTDLTPKIQELKFQCIVFLNIPRYCAGTMPWGNTGDHRDFEPQRHDDGCIEVIGFTVASLAALQVGGHGERLHQCREVVLTTFKTVPVQVRSRTCGVYSRARLEAACFPQVDGEPCRLAPSTLRISLRNQANMVQKSKRRTSVPLLNDIQKVCAADLRRLSAPPDSFSVPHAVPERLRLRVNRIGLHEYDQLQYDKERLRDISVPVGIVVVRGDCDLETCRLYIDRLQEDLHQAPSLGHRVHYQDESRGVRRTGSGARLSSSWSFLDSTSADRFYRIDKAQEHLHFVTEICQEEVFILDHDSPPVSSGGMPDLVVEPNAGAPLTAEEQALLTAASSGDLSMLSECVHHGVSLLVRDAAGCSALHKASQKGHAQLVVFILQRGSKVLLDLPDREKGDTALHKAASEKQHAVCRLLVEAGASLQKTNFQGKTPAEQAEGDSELSSYLSGQIGPPAPHEDLETAV, via the exons ATGCG GAAAGCCATCTCCCGTTCGGGGCTCCAGCACTTGGGGCCGCCCCCGCCCGCTTTGTCGTTGGCCTCCAACGGACCCAGCAAGGAGCTCCGCAGCTGCATGGACTGGACG GAGAACGCAGTCAACGGCGACCACATGTGGATGGAGACCAGCTGCTCGGGCGAGCTCTGCTACTTGGGGGAGGACGCCTGTCTGGTCAAGGCCTCG AAGTCGGCGCTAAGGAGGAAGTGCGCCGCCTGCAAGATCGTCGTTCACGCGAGCTGCTTGGAGCAGTTGGAAAAG ATCAACTTTAGGTGCAAGCCCACGTTCAGAGAGGGAGGATCGCGTTGCCTCAGAGAT CAGAACCTGCTGAGGCATCACTGGGTGCACCGACGCAGGCAGGAGGGCAAGTGCAAACAGTGCGGAAAG AGTTTTCAGCAGAAGATTTTCCACAGTAAAGAAATCATCGCTATTAGCTGTTCCTGGTGTAAACAGGCA TTCCACAACAAGGTGACGTGCTTCATGTTGCACCAGATCGAAGAGCCGTGCTCCCTCGGGGCGCACGCCGGCGTCATCGTGCCTCCGTCGTGGATCATCAAAGTCAGGAAACCGCAG AACTCGCTCAAGAACTCGGCCAGGAGGAAAAAACGCACGTCTTTCAAGCGCAGGACGAGCAAGAAGGGGCTGGAT gattcaaaatggCGACCGTTCGTGCTAAAGCCCCTCCCCTCTCCACTTATGAAGCCCATCCTGGTCTTTGTCAACCCCAAGAGTGGAGGCAACCAG GGCGCCAAGGTGCTCCAGATGTTCATGTGGATCTTGAACCCGCGGCAAGTCTTTGACCTGTCGCAGGGCGGCCTTCGAGAGGC GTTGGATTTGTATCGGAAAGTGCCAAACTTGCGGATCCTGGCCTGCGGCGGGGACGGAACT GTGGGCTGGATCCTGTCCACGCTGGACGAGCTGCAGATGAACCCCCAGCCTCCGGTGGCCGTCCTTCCTCTGGGAACGGGAAATGACCTCGCCAGGACGCTCAACTGGGGCGGG GGCTACACGGACGAACCCGTGTCCAAAGTTCTGGGCCACGTGGAGGACGGCTCGGTGGTGCAGCTGGACAGGTGGAACCTGCAGGTGGAGAAAAGCGGCGTCGAGCCGCAGCCTGAGGACGGCACCCAGAAG CTTCCTCTTAACGTGTTCAACAACTACTTCAGCCTGGGCTTCGACGCTCACGTCACGCTGGAGTTCCACGAGTCCAGAG AGGCCAACCCCGAAAAGTTTAACAGTCGCTTCCGTAACAAGATGTTCTATGCAGGA GCCGCCTTCTCCGATTTCCTCCAGAGAAGCTCCAGAGACTTGTCCAAGCACGTCCGAGTGGTG TGTGACGGCACCGACCTTACTCCAAAAATCCAGGAGCTGAAATTCCAGTGCATCGTGTTTCTAAACATTCCCAG GTACTGCGCGGGCACCATGCCGTGGGGGAACACCGGCGACCACCGCGACTTTGAGCCGCAGCGCCACGACGACGGCTGCATCGAGGTCATCGGTTTCACCGTGGCCTCGCTG GCGGCGCTACAGGTGGGCGGTCACGGCGAGAGGCTGCACCAGTGCAGAGAGGTGGTCCTCACCACGTTCAAGACCGTGCCCGTTCAGGTCAGGAGCCGTACTTGTGGTGTCTATTCAAGGGCTCGTCTAGAAGCGGCGTGTTTTCCTCAGGTGGACGGCGAACCCTGCCGATTGGCGCCGTCCACGTTACGCATTTCACTGCGCAACCAGGCCAACATGGTCCAGAAGAGCAAGCGGCGCACCTCGGTGCCTCTCCTCAACGA TATTCAGAAGGTGTGTGCAGCTGATCTGCGCCGCCTCTCTGCTCCCCCCGACTCCTTCTCTGT CCCTCACGCCGTTCCCGAGCGTCTGCGGCTGCGCGTCAACCGCATCGGCCTGCACGAGTACGACCAGCTGCAGTACGACAAAGAGCGGCTGAGGGACATTT CGGTCCCCGTGGGCATCGTGGTGGTGAGAGGCGACTGCGACCTGGAGACGTGCAGGCTCTACATCGACAGACTGCAAGAG GACTTGCACCAAGCGCCCTCCCTCGGCCACAGAGTGCACTACCAG GACGAGAGCCGGGGCGTGCGCAGGACCGGCTCGGGTGCCAGACTTTCTTCCAGCTGGAGCTTCTTAGATT CCACGTCGGCTGATCGCTTCTATCGCATCGACAAGGCTCAG GAGCACCTTCATTTTGTGACGGAAATTTGCCAGGAGGAGGTATTTATCCTGGACCACGACAGCCCCCCGGTGTCCTCGGGCGGCATGCCCGACCTGGTGGTGGAGCCCAACGCCGG CGCACCTTTGACTGCTGAGGAACAAG CTCTGTTGACGGCCGCCAGCTCAGGGGATCTCTCCATG TTGTCGGAGTGCGTGCATCACGGCGTCAGCCTGCTGGTGCGAGACGCGGCCGGCTGCTCGGCCTTACATAAAGCCTCGCAGAAAGGACACGCCCAGCTGGTTGTCTTCATCCTGCAGCGAG GGTCCAAAGTGCTTCTCGACTTGCCCGACAGAGAAAA AGGGGACACGGCCTTGCACAAAGCCGCCTCGGAGAAGCAGCACGCCGTGTGTCGGCTGCTGGTGGAGGCGGGCGCGTCGCTACAGAAAACCAACTTTCAG GGGAAGACGCCGGCGGAGCAAGCGGAAGGGGACTCGGAGCTGAGCTCGTACCTGAGCGGCCAAATAGGCCCCCCGGCCCCCCACGAGGACTTGGAGACGGCAGTCTGA
- the dgki gene encoding diacylglycerol kinase iota isoform X10 produces the protein MCLTRSPMENAVNGDHMWMETSCSGELCYLGEDACLVKASKSALRRKCAACKIVVHASCLEQLEKINFRCKPTFREGGSRCLRDQNLLRHHWVHRRRQEGKCKQCGKSFQQKIFHSKEIIAISCSWCKQAFHNKVTCFMLHQIEEPCSLGAHAGVIVPPSWIIKVRKPQNSLKNSARRKKRTSFKRRTSKKGLDDSKWRPFVLKPLPSPLMKPILVFVNPKSGGNQGAKVLQMFMWILNPRQVFDLSQGGLREALDLYRKVPNLRILACGGDGTVGWILSTLDELQMNPQPPVAVLPLGTGNDLARTLNWGGGYTDEPVSKVLGHVEDGSVVQLDRWNLQVEKSGVEPQPEDGTQKLPLNVFNNYFSLGFDAHVTLEFHESREANPEKFNSRFRNKMFYAGAAFSDFLQRSSRDLSKHVRVVCDGTDLTPKIQELKFQCIVFLNIPRYCAGTMPWGNTGDHRDFEPQRHDDGCIEVIGFTVASLAALQVGGHGERLHQCREVVLTTFKTVPVQVRSRTCGVYSRARLEAACFPQVDGEPCRLAPSTLRISLRNQANMVQKSKRRTSVPLLNDIQKVCAADLRRLSAPPDSFSVPHAVPERLRLRVNRIGLHEYDQLQYDKERLRDISVPVGIVVVRGDCDLETCRLYIDRLQEDLHQAPSLGHRVHYQDESRGVRRTGSGARLSSSWSFLDSTSADRFYRIDKAQEHLHFVTEICQEEVFILDHDSPPVSSGGMPDLVVEPNAGAPLTAEEQALLTAASSGDLSMLSECVHHGVSLLVRDAAGCSALHKASQKGHAQLVVFILQRGSKVLLDLPDREKGDTALHKAASEKQHAVCRLLVEAGASLQKTNFQGKTPAEQAEGDSELSSYLSGQIGPPAPHEDLETAV, from the exons ATGTGCTTGACGCGCTCTCCGATG GAGAACGCAGTCAACGGCGACCACATGTGGATGGAGACCAGCTGCTCGGGCGAGCTCTGCTACTTGGGGGAGGACGCCTGTCTGGTCAAGGCCTCG AAGTCGGCGCTAAGGAGGAAGTGCGCCGCCTGCAAGATCGTCGTTCACGCGAGCTGCTTGGAGCAGTTGGAAAAG ATCAACTTTAGGTGCAAGCCCACGTTCAGAGAGGGAGGATCGCGTTGCCTCAGAGAT CAGAACCTGCTGAGGCATCACTGGGTGCACCGACGCAGGCAGGAGGGCAAGTGCAAACAGTGCGGAAAG AGTTTTCAGCAGAAGATTTTCCACAGTAAAGAAATCATCGCTATTAGCTGTTCCTGGTGTAAACAGGCA TTCCACAACAAGGTGACGTGCTTCATGTTGCACCAGATCGAAGAGCCGTGCTCCCTCGGGGCGCACGCCGGCGTCATCGTGCCTCCGTCGTGGATCATCAAAGTCAGGAAACCGCAG AACTCGCTCAAGAACTCGGCCAGGAGGAAAAAACGCACGTCTTTCAAGCGCAGGACGAGCAAGAAGGGGCTGGAT gattcaaaatggCGACCGTTCGTGCTAAAGCCCCTCCCCTCTCCACTTATGAAGCCCATCCTGGTCTTTGTCAACCCCAAGAGTGGAGGCAACCAG GGCGCCAAGGTGCTCCAGATGTTCATGTGGATCTTGAACCCGCGGCAAGTCTTTGACCTGTCGCAGGGCGGCCTTCGAGAGGC GTTGGATTTGTATCGGAAAGTGCCAAACTTGCGGATCCTGGCCTGCGGCGGGGACGGAACT GTGGGCTGGATCCTGTCCACGCTGGACGAGCTGCAGATGAACCCCCAGCCTCCGGTGGCCGTCCTTCCTCTGGGAACGGGAAATGACCTCGCCAGGACGCTCAACTGGGGCGGG GGCTACACGGACGAACCCGTGTCCAAAGTTCTGGGCCACGTGGAGGACGGCTCGGTGGTGCAGCTGGACAGGTGGAACCTGCAGGTGGAGAAAAGCGGCGTCGAGCCGCAGCCTGAGGACGGCACCCAGAAG CTTCCTCTTAACGTGTTCAACAACTACTTCAGCCTGGGCTTCGACGCTCACGTCACGCTGGAGTTCCACGAGTCCAGAG AGGCCAACCCCGAAAAGTTTAACAGTCGCTTCCGTAACAAGATGTTCTATGCAGGA GCCGCCTTCTCCGATTTCCTCCAGAGAAGCTCCAGAGACTTGTCCAAGCACGTCCGAGTGGTG TGTGACGGCACCGACCTTACTCCAAAAATCCAGGAGCTGAAATTCCAGTGCATCGTGTTTCTAAACATTCCCAG GTACTGCGCGGGCACCATGCCGTGGGGGAACACCGGCGACCACCGCGACTTTGAGCCGCAGCGCCACGACGACGGCTGCATCGAGGTCATCGGTTTCACCGTGGCCTCGCTG GCGGCGCTACAGGTGGGCGGTCACGGCGAGAGGCTGCACCAGTGCAGAGAGGTGGTCCTCACCACGTTCAAGACCGTGCCCGTTCAGGTCAGGAGCCGTACTTGTGGTGTCTATTCAAGGGCTCGTCTAGAAGCGGCGTGTTTTCCTCAGGTGGACGGCGAACCCTGCCGATTGGCGCCGTCCACGTTACGCATTTCACTGCGCAACCAGGCCAACATGGTCCAGAAGAGCAAGCGGCGCACCTCGGTGCCTCTCCTCAACGA TATTCAGAAGGTGTGTGCAGCTGATCTGCGCCGCCTCTCTGCTCCCCCCGACTCCTTCTCTGT CCCTCACGCCGTTCCCGAGCGTCTGCGGCTGCGCGTCAACCGCATCGGCCTGCACGAGTACGACCAGCTGCAGTACGACAAAGAGCGGCTGAGGGACATTT CGGTCCCCGTGGGCATCGTGGTGGTGAGAGGCGACTGCGACCTGGAGACGTGCAGGCTCTACATCGACAGACTGCAAGAG GACTTGCACCAAGCGCCCTCCCTCGGCCACAGAGTGCACTACCAG GACGAGAGCCGGGGCGTGCGCAGGACCGGCTCGGGTGCCAGACTTTCTTCCAGCTGGAGCTTCTTAGATT CCACGTCGGCTGATCGCTTCTATCGCATCGACAAGGCTCAG GAGCACCTTCATTTTGTGACGGAAATTTGCCAGGAGGAGGTATTTATCCTGGACCACGACAGCCCCCCGGTGTCCTCGGGCGGCATGCCCGACCTGGTGGTGGAGCCCAACGCCGG CGCACCTTTGACTGCTGAGGAACAAG CTCTGTTGACGGCCGCCAGCTCAGGGGATCTCTCCATG TTGTCGGAGTGCGTGCATCACGGCGTCAGCCTGCTGGTGCGAGACGCGGCCGGCTGCTCGGCCTTACATAAAGCCTCGCAGAAAGGACACGCCCAGCTGGTTGTCTTCATCCTGCAGCGAG GGTCCAAAGTGCTTCTCGACTTGCCCGACAGAGAAAA AGGGGACACGGCCTTGCACAAAGCCGCCTCGGAGAAGCAGCACGCCGTGTGTCGGCTGCTGGTGGAGGCGGGCGCGTCGCTACAGAAAACCAACTTTCAG GGGAAGACGCCGGCGGAGCAAGCGGAAGGGGACTCGGAGCTGAGCTCGTACCTGAGCGGCCAAATAGGCCCCCCGGCCCCCCACGAGGACTTGGAGACGGCAGTCTGA
- the dgki gene encoding diacylglycerol kinase iota isoform X8, whose product MDPQAAAAAAAAAATATATPAPSPSVRMAALGADGGESESGAGSEDTSAGCCSDTFSSLPDIEHESLEDKLRGLAFRKQTSYRKAISRSGLQHLGPPPPALSLASNGPSKELRSCMDWTENAVNGDHMWMETSCSGELCYLGEDACLVKASKSALRRKCAACKIVVHASCLEQLEKINFRCKPTFREGGSRCLRDNLLRHHWVHRRRQEGKCKQCGKSFQQKIFHSKEIIAISCSWCKQAFHNKVTCFMLHQIEEPCSLGAHAGVIVPPSWIIKVRKPQNSLKNSARRKKRTSFKRRTSKKGLDDSKWRPFVLKPLPSPLMKPILVFVNPKSGGNQGAKVLQMFMWILNPRQVFDLSQGGLREALDLYRKVPNLRILACGGDGTVGWILSTLDELQMNPQPPVAVLPLGTGNDLARTLNWGGGYTDEPVSKVLGHVEDGSVVQLDRWNLQVEKSGVEPQPEDGTQKLPLNVFNNYFSLGFDAHVTLEFHESREANPEKFNSRFRNKMFYAGAAFSDFLQRSSRDLSKHVRVVCDGTDLTPKIQELKFQCIVFLNIPRYCAGTMPWGNTGDHRDFEPQRHDDGCIEVIGFTVASLAALQVGGHGERLHQCREVVLTTFKTVPVQVDGEPCRLAPSTLRISLRNQANMVQKSKRRTSVPLLNDPHAVPERLRLRVNRIGLHEYDQLQYDKERLRDISVPVGIVVVRGDCDLETCRLYIDRLQEDLHQAPSLGHRVHYQDESRGVRRTGSGARLSSSWSFLDSTSADRFYRIDKAQEHLHFVTEICQEEVFILDHDSPPVSSGGMPDLVVEPNAGAPLTAEEQALLTAASSGDLSMLSECVHHGVSLLVRDAAGCSALHKASQKGHAQLVVFILQRGSKVLLDLPDREKGDTALHKAASEKQHAVCRLLVEAGASLQKTNFQGKTPAEQAEGDSELSSYLSGQIGPPAPHEDLETAV is encoded by the exons ATGGACCCCcaagcggcggcggcggcggcggcggcagcgGCGACTGCGACGGCCACTCCGGCGCCCAGCCCGAGCGTGCGGATGGCCGCGCTCGGAGCCGACGGCGGCGAGTCCGAGTCCGGCGCCGGCTCGGAGGATACCTCGGCGGGATGCTGCAGCGACACGTTCAGCAGCCTGCCCGACATCGAGCACGAGAGCCTGGAGGACAAGCTGAGGGGGCTGGCGTTCAGGAAACAGACGTCCTATCG GAAAGCCATCTCCCGTTCGGGGCTCCAGCACTTGGGGCCGCCCCCGCCCGCTTTGTCGTTGGCCTCCAACGGACCCAGCAAGGAGCTCCGCAGCTGCATGGACTGGACG GAGAACGCAGTCAACGGCGACCACATGTGGATGGAGACCAGCTGCTCGGGCGAGCTCTGCTACTTGGGGGAGGACGCCTGTCTGGTCAAGGCCTCG AAGTCGGCGCTAAGGAGGAAGTGCGCCGCCTGCAAGATCGTCGTTCACGCGAGCTGCTTGGAGCAGTTGGAAAAG ATCAACTTTAGGTGCAAGCCCACGTTCAGAGAGGGAGGATCGCGTTGCCTCAGAGAT AACCTGCTGAGGCATCACTGGGTGCACCGACGCAGGCAGGAGGGCAAGTGCAAACAGTGCGGAAAG AGTTTTCAGCAGAAGATTTTCCACAGTAAAGAAATCATCGCTATTAGCTGTTCCTGGTGTAAACAGGCA TTCCACAACAAGGTGACGTGCTTCATGTTGCACCAGATCGAAGAGCCGTGCTCCCTCGGGGCGCACGCCGGCGTCATCGTGCCTCCGTCGTGGATCATCAAAGTCAGGAAACCGCAG AACTCGCTCAAGAACTCGGCCAGGAGGAAAAAACGCACGTCTTTCAAGCGCAGGACGAGCAAGAAGGGGCTGGAT gattcaaaatggCGACCGTTCGTGCTAAAGCCCCTCCCCTCTCCACTTATGAAGCCCATCCTGGTCTTTGTCAACCCCAAGAGTGGAGGCAACCAG GGCGCCAAGGTGCTCCAGATGTTCATGTGGATCTTGAACCCGCGGCAAGTCTTTGACCTGTCGCAGGGCGGCCTTCGAGAGGC GTTGGATTTGTATCGGAAAGTGCCAAACTTGCGGATCCTGGCCTGCGGCGGGGACGGAACT GTGGGCTGGATCCTGTCCACGCTGGACGAGCTGCAGATGAACCCCCAGCCTCCGGTGGCCGTCCTTCCTCTGGGAACGGGAAATGACCTCGCCAGGACGCTCAACTGGGGCGGG GGCTACACGGACGAACCCGTGTCCAAAGTTCTGGGCCACGTGGAGGACGGCTCGGTGGTGCAGCTGGACAGGTGGAACCTGCAGGTGGAGAAAAGCGGCGTCGAGCCGCAGCCTGAGGACGGCACCCAGAAG CTTCCTCTTAACGTGTTCAACAACTACTTCAGCCTGGGCTTCGACGCTCACGTCACGCTGGAGTTCCACGAGTCCAGAG AGGCCAACCCCGAAAAGTTTAACAGTCGCTTCCGTAACAAGATGTTCTATGCAGGA GCCGCCTTCTCCGATTTCCTCCAGAGAAGCTCCAGAGACTTGTCCAAGCACGTCCGAGTGGTG TGTGACGGCACCGACCTTACTCCAAAAATCCAGGAGCTGAAATTCCAGTGCATCGTGTTTCTAAACATTCCCAG GTACTGCGCGGGCACCATGCCGTGGGGGAACACCGGCGACCACCGCGACTTTGAGCCGCAGCGCCACGACGACGGCTGCATCGAGGTCATCGGTTTCACCGTGGCCTCGCTG GCGGCGCTACAGGTGGGCGGTCACGGCGAGAGGCTGCACCAGTGCAGAGAGGTGGTCCTCACCACGTTCAAGACCGTGCCCGTTCAG GTGGACGGCGAACCCTGCCGATTGGCGCCGTCCACGTTACGCATTTCACTGCGCAACCAGGCCAACATGGTCCAGAAGAGCAAGCGGCGCACCTCGGTGCCTCTCCTCAACGA CCCTCACGCCGTTCCCGAGCGTCTGCGGCTGCGCGTCAACCGCATCGGCCTGCACGAGTACGACCAGCTGCAGTACGACAAAGAGCGGCTGAGGGACATTT CGGTCCCCGTGGGCATCGTGGTGGTGAGAGGCGACTGCGACCTGGAGACGTGCAGGCTCTACATCGACAGACTGCAAGAG GACTTGCACCAAGCGCCCTCCCTCGGCCACAGAGTGCACTACCAG GACGAGAGCCGGGGCGTGCGCAGGACCGGCTCGGGTGCCAGACTTTCTTCCAGCTGGAGCTTCTTAGATT CCACGTCGGCTGATCGCTTCTATCGCATCGACAAGGCTCAG GAGCACCTTCATTTTGTGACGGAAATTTGCCAGGAGGAGGTATTTATCCTGGACCACGACAGCCCCCCGGTGTCCTCGGGCGGCATGCCCGACCTGGTGGTGGAGCCCAACGCCGG CGCACCTTTGACTGCTGAGGAACAAG CTCTGTTGACGGCCGCCAGCTCAGGGGATCTCTCCATG TTGTCGGAGTGCGTGCATCACGGCGTCAGCCTGCTGGTGCGAGACGCGGCCGGCTGCTCGGCCTTACATAAAGCCTCGCAGAAAGGACACGCCCAGCTGGTTGTCTTCATCCTGCAGCGAG GGTCCAAAGTGCTTCTCGACTTGCCCGACAGAGAAAA AGGGGACACGGCCTTGCACAAAGCCGCCTCGGAGAAGCAGCACGCCGTGTGTCGGCTGCTGGTGGAGGCGGGCGCGTCGCTACAGAAAACCAACTTTCAG GGGAAGACGCCGGCGGAGCAAGCGGAAGGGGACTCGGAGCTGAGCTCGTACCTGAGCGGCCAAATAGGCCCCCCGGCCCCCCACGAGGACTTGGAGACGGCAGTCTGA